One Mycolicibacter sp. MU0083 DNA window includes the following coding sequences:
- a CDS encoding oleate hydratase encodes MRHDAGNYEAFARPRKPAGVDDKTAWFVGSGLASLAGAAFLIRDGQMAGDKITIFEELDLPGGALDGIKEPKKGFVIRGGREMENHFECLWDLFRSIPSLEVEGASVLDEFYWLNKDDPNFSLCRVTEKQGRDAHTDGKFDMDDASQKDLVRAFLATREEMENVKINEFFSKEFLASNFWLYWRTMFAFEEWHSALEMKLYLHRFIHHIKGLPDLSTLKFTKYNQYESLVLPLYTWLLDQGVNFRFSTTVTDVDFDIDGTRKRATAIHWVSNGERGSTPLSDDDLLFITIGSLTENSDEGDHHTPAKTNRGPAPAWDLWRTIAAKDPAFGRPDVFAGDIDATKWESCTVTTLDERIPEYIRKICKRDPFSGKVVTGGIVTARDSSWLMSWTVNRQPHFKQQPKEHIVVWVYALISDVPGDYVKKSISECTGEEITREWLYHMGVPPNQIDELAATGAKAVPCMMPYVTAFFMPRQAGDRPDVVPAGSVNFAFIGQFAESPTRDCIFTTEYSVRTPMEAVYTLLDIERAVPEVFGSTYDVRHLLNATSRLRDGAEIDLPGPHFLRERLYNKFQDNEVGKLLVDYHLIGQPTKK; translated from the coding sequence ATGCGTCACGATGCCGGTAACTACGAAGCATTCGCACGGCCGCGCAAACCAGCCGGGGTCGATGACAAGACCGCATGGTTCGTCGGATCGGGCCTCGCGTCACTGGCCGGGGCTGCCTTCCTGATCCGCGACGGCCAGATGGCCGGCGACAAGATCACGATCTTCGAAGAGCTCGACCTTCCGGGCGGTGCACTCGACGGCATAAAAGAGCCGAAAAAGGGCTTCGTGATCCGCGGTGGGCGCGAGATGGAGAACCACTTCGAGTGTCTCTGGGACCTGTTCCGGTCGATCCCGTCACTGGAGGTCGAGGGGGCGAGCGTCCTCGATGAGTTCTACTGGCTCAACAAAGACGACCCGAACTTCTCGCTGTGCCGCGTCACGGAAAAGCAGGGCCGGGACGCCCACACCGACGGCAAGTTCGATATGGACGACGCCTCGCAGAAAGACCTGGTCAGAGCTTTCCTTGCCACCCGCGAGGAGATGGAGAACGTCAAGATCAACGAGTTCTTCAGCAAAGAGTTCCTGGCGAGCAATTTCTGGCTGTACTGGCGCACCATGTTCGCCTTCGAAGAGTGGCACAGCGCGCTGGAGATGAAGCTGTACCTGCACCGCTTCATCCACCACATCAAAGGCCTGCCCGACCTGTCGACACTGAAGTTCACCAAGTACAACCAATACGAGTCACTGGTGCTGCCGCTCTACACCTGGCTGCTCGACCAGGGCGTGAACTTCCGATTCTCGACGACCGTCACCGACGTTGACTTCGACATCGACGGCACCCGCAAGCGGGCCACCGCCATCCACTGGGTCAGCAACGGCGAGCGGGGGTCCACCCCGCTGTCCGACGACGACCTGCTGTTCATCACGATCGGATCACTCACCGAGAACTCCGACGAGGGCGACCATCACACTCCGGCCAAGACCAACCGCGGGCCCGCCCCGGCCTGGGATCTGTGGCGCACCATCGCCGCGAAGGATCCGGCCTTCGGGCGTCCCGACGTGTTCGCCGGTGACATCGACGCCACCAAGTGGGAGTCGTGCACCGTCACCACCTTGGACGAACGCATCCCGGAGTACATCCGCAAGATCTGCAAGCGCGATCCGTTCAGCGGCAAGGTGGTAACCGGCGGCATCGTCACCGCGCGGGATTCGAGTTGGTTGATGAGTTGGACCGTCAACCGGCAACCGCACTTCAAGCAGCAGCCGAAGGAGCACATCGTCGTCTGGGTGTACGCGCTGATCTCCGATGTTCCCGGTGACTACGTCAAAAAGTCGATCTCCGAGTGCACCGGTGAGGAGATCACCCGCGAGTGGCTGTACCACATGGGCGTACCACCGAATCAGATCGACGAGCTCGCCGCCACCGGCGCCAAGGCGGTCCCGTGCATGATGCCCTACGTCACGGCGTTCTTCATGCCGCGGCAGGCCGGCGATCGTCCCGACGTGGTGCCCGCCGGTTCCGTCAACTTCGCCTTCATCGGCCAGTTCGCCGAAAGTCCCACGCGCGACTGCATCTTCACCACCGAGTACTCGGTGCGCACCCCGATGGAGGCGGTGTACACGCTGCTCGACATCGAGCGCGCCGTCCCCGAGGTGTTCGGTTCGACCTACGACGTCCGGCACCTGCTCAATGCGACATCGCGGCTGCGGGACGGCGCCGAGATCGACTTGCCCGGCCCGCACTTCCTGCGCGAACGCCTGTACAACAAGTTTCAGGACAACGAGGTCGGCAAGCTGCTCGTCGACTACCACCTGATCGGACAACCGACGAAGAAGTAG
- a CDS encoding DNA-directed RNA polymerase subunit beta, producing the protein MLEGRILAVSRQSKTNQNSPNSSVPGAPNRVSFAKLREPLEVPGLLDVQTDSFQWLIGAPEWREKMTQQTGAAPKGGLEEVLEELSPIEDFSGSMSLSFSDPRFDDVKAAVEECRDKDMTYAAPLFVTAEFINNNTGEIKSQTVFMGDFPMMTEKGTFIINGTERVVVSQLVRSPGVYFDANIDKSTEKTLHSVKVIPGRGAWLEFDVDKRDLVGVRIDRKRRQPVTILLKALGWTSEQIRERFGFSEIMMSTLEKDNAASPDEALLDIYRKLRPGEPPTKESAQALLENLFFKEKRYDLARVGRYKINKKLGLTANPGESQPTTLTEEDIVATIEYLVRLHQAAQDGVSVTMTVPGGVEVPVEVDDIDHFGNRRLRTVGELIQNQIRVGLSRMERVVRERMTTQDVEAITPQTLINIRPVVAAIKEFFGTSQLSQFMDQNNPLSGLTHKRRLSALGPGGLSRERAGLEVRDVHPSHYGRMCPIETPEGPNIGLIGSLSVYARVNPFGFIETPYRKVNDGVVSDDIEYLTADEEDRHIVAQANSPLEADGRFTEERVLVRRKGGEVEYVSSSEVDYMDVSPRQMVSVATAMIPFLEHDDANRALMGANMQRQAVPLVRSEAPLVGTGMELRAAIDAGDVIVADKTGVIEEVSADYVTVMADDGTRQTYRMRKFNRSNHGTCANQRPIVDAGQRVEAGQVIADGPCTDNGEMALGKNLLVAIMPWEGHNYEDAIILSNRLVEEDVLTSIHIEEHEIDARDTKLGAEEITRDIPNVSDEVLADLDERGIVRIGAEVRDGDILVGKVTPKGETELTPEERLLRAIFGEKAREVRDTSLKVPHGESGKVIGIRVFSREDDDELPAGVNELVRVYVAQKRKISDGDKLAGRHGNKGVIGKILPVEDMPFLPDGTPVDIILNTHGVPRRMNIGQILETHLGWIAKTGWNIDVAAGVPDWAEKLPEELYSAGPDTRTATPVFDGAQEEELQGLLSSTLANRDGEVMVNGDGKAMLFDGRSGEPFPYPVTVGYMYILKLHHLVDDKIHARSTGPYSMITQQPLGGKAQFGGQRFGEMECWAMQAYGAAYTLQELLTIKSDDTVGRVKVYEAIVKGENIPEPGIPESFKVLLKELQSLCLNVEVLAKDGAAIELREGEDEDLERAAANLGINLSRNESASVEDLA; encoded by the coding sequence GTGCTGGAAGGACGCATCTTGGCAGTCTCCCGCCAGAGCAAGACGAACCAGAATTCTCCCAATAGTTCCGTCCCCGGGGCCCCGAACCGGGTCTCCTTCGCCAAGCTGCGTGAACCCCTCGAGGTTCCGGGTCTGCTCGACGTGCAGACCGACTCGTTCCAGTGGCTGATCGGGGCGCCGGAATGGCGCGAGAAGATGACGCAGCAGACCGGTGCCGCGCCCAAGGGTGGTCTCGAGGAGGTGCTCGAGGAGCTCTCCCCGATCGAGGACTTCTCCGGCTCGATGTCGCTGTCGTTCTCCGACCCCCGGTTCGACGACGTCAAGGCCGCGGTGGAGGAATGCCGCGACAAGGACATGACGTATGCGGCGCCGCTGTTCGTCACCGCGGAATTCATCAACAACAACACCGGCGAGATCAAGAGCCAGACGGTGTTCATGGGTGACTTCCCGATGATGACCGAGAAGGGCACCTTCATCATCAACGGCACCGAGCGTGTCGTCGTCTCCCAGCTGGTGCGTTCGCCGGGCGTGTACTTCGACGCCAACATCGACAAGTCGACCGAGAAGACGCTGCACTCGGTCAAGGTGATCCCCGGCCGCGGTGCCTGGCTGGAGTTCGACGTCGACAAGCGCGACCTGGTCGGCGTCCGGATCGACCGTAAGCGCCGCCAGCCGGTCACCATCCTGCTCAAGGCGCTGGGCTGGACCTCCGAGCAGATCCGCGAGCGGTTCGGCTTCTCCGAGATCATGATGTCGACGCTGGAGAAGGACAACGCCGCCAGCCCCGACGAAGCGCTGCTGGACATCTACCGCAAGCTGCGTCCGGGCGAGCCCCCCACCAAGGAGTCCGCGCAGGCACTGCTGGAGAACCTGTTCTTCAAGGAGAAGCGCTACGACCTGGCGCGGGTCGGCCGCTACAAGATCAACAAGAAGCTGGGCCTGACCGCCAACCCGGGTGAGTCGCAGCCGACCACGCTGACCGAAGAGGACATCGTGGCCACCATCGAGTACCTGGTGCGTCTGCACCAGGCCGCTCAGGACGGCGTCTCGGTCACCATGACGGTGCCCGGCGGCGTCGAGGTTCCCGTCGAGGTCGACGACATCGACCACTTCGGTAACCGCCGGCTGCGTACCGTCGGCGAGCTGATCCAGAACCAGATCCGGGTCGGTCTGTCCCGGATGGAGCGCGTGGTCCGCGAGCGGATGACCACCCAGGACGTCGAGGCCATCACGCCGCAGACCCTGATCAACATCCGCCCGGTGGTCGCCGCCATCAAGGAGTTCTTCGGCACCAGCCAGCTCTCCCAGTTCATGGACCAGAACAACCCGCTGTCGGGTCTGACCCACAAGCGTCGTCTGTCGGCGCTGGGGCCCGGTGGTCTGTCCCGCGAGCGGGCCGGCCTGGAAGTCCGTGACGTGCACCCGAGCCACTACGGCCGGATGTGTCCGATCGAGACCCCGGAAGGCCCGAACATCGGTCTGATCGGGTCGCTGTCGGTGTATGCGCGGGTCAACCCGTTCGGGTTCATCGAGACGCCGTACCGCAAGGTCAACGACGGTGTGGTCAGCGACGACATCGAGTACCTGACCGCCGACGAGGAGGACCGCCACATCGTGGCGCAGGCCAACTCGCCGCTGGAGGCCGACGGCCGCTTCACCGAGGAGCGCGTGCTGGTCCGCCGTAAGGGCGGCGAGGTCGAGTACGTGTCGTCGTCCGAGGTCGACTACATGGACGTCTCGCCGCGCCAGATGGTGTCGGTGGCCACGGCCATGATCCCGTTCCTCGAGCACGACGACGCCAACCGTGCCCTGATGGGTGCCAACATGCAGCGTCAGGCGGTTCCGCTGGTGCGCAGCGAGGCGCCGCTGGTGGGTACCGGCATGGAACTGCGTGCCGCGATCGACGCCGGCGACGTGATCGTCGCCGACAAGACCGGTGTCATCGAAGAGGTGTCCGCCGACTACGTCACGGTGATGGCCGACGACGGCACCCGGCAGACCTACCGGATGCGCAAGTTCAACCGGTCCAACCACGGCACCTGCGCCAACCAGCGTCCGATCGTCGACGCCGGGCAGCGTGTCGAGGCCGGCCAGGTGATCGCCGACGGTCCGTGCACCGACAACGGTGAGATGGCCCTGGGCAAGAACCTGCTCGTGGCGATCATGCCGTGGGAGGGTCACAACTACGAGGACGCGATCATCCTGTCCAACAGGCTGGTCGAGGAGGACGTGCTGACCTCGATCCACATCGAGGAGCACGAGATCGACGCCCGCGACACCAAGCTGGGCGCCGAGGAGATCACCCGGGACATCCCGAACGTCTCGGACGAAGTCCTCGCCGATCTTGATGAGCGCGGCATCGTCCGCATCGGCGCCGAGGTCCGCGACGGTGACATCCTGGTCGGCAAGGTGACCCCCAAGGGTGAGACCGAGCTGACCCCCGAGGAGCGGCTGCTGCGGGCGATCTTCGGTGAGAAGGCCCGCGAGGTCCGCGACACCTCGCTGAAGGTGCCGCACGGCGAGTCCGGCAAGGTCATCGGCATCCGGGTGTTCTCCCGCGAAGACGACGACGAGCTGCCCGCCGGGGTCAACGAGCTGGTGCGCGTCTACGTCGCGCAGAAGCGCAAGATCTCCGACGGTGACAAGCTGGCCGGCCGGCACGGCAACAAGGGTGTTATCGGCAAGATCCTGCCGGTCGAGGACATGCCGTTCCTGCCGGACGGCACCCCGGTCGACATCATCTTGAACACCCACGGTGTGCCGCGTCGTATGAACATCGGTCAGATCCTGGAGACCCACCTGGGCTGGATCGCCAAGACCGGCTGGAACATCGATGTGGCGGCCGGCGTGCCGGACTGGGCCGAGAAGCTCCCCGAGGAGCTGTACTCGGCCGGCCCGGACACCCGCACCGCGACCCCGGTGTTCGACGGCGCGCAGGAAGAGGAGCTGCAGGGGCTGCTGTCCTCGACGCTGGCCAACCGCGACGGCGAGGTCATGGTCAACGGCGACGGCAAGGCGATGCTGTTCGACGGTCGCTCCGGTGAGCCGTTCCCGTACCCGGTGACCGTCGGCTACATGTACATCCTGAAGCTGCACCACTTGGTGGACGACAAGATCCACGCCCGCTCCACCGGCCCGTACTCGATGATCACCCAGCAGCCGCTCGGTGGTAAGGCGCAGTTCGGTGGCCAGCGCTTCGGTGAGATGGAGTGCTGGGCTATGCAGGCCTACGGTGCGGCGTACACGCTGCAGGAGCTGTTGACGATCAAATCCGACGACACCGTCGGGCGCGTCAAGGTCTACGAGGCCATCGTCAAGGGCGAGAACATCCCCGAGCCGGGTATTCCCGAGTCGTTCAAGGTGTTGCTCAAGGAGCTCCAGTCGCTCTGCCTCAACGTCGAGGTGCTGGCGAAGGACGGTGCGGCGATCGAGCTGCGCGAAGGTGAGGACGAGGACCTGGAGCGGGCTGCCGCGAACCTGGGAATCAACCTGTCCCGCAACGAATCCGCTTCGGTCGAGGATCTCGCGTAG
- a CDS encoding 3-hydroxyacyl-CoA dehydrogenase: MTNVKHLTVLGTGVLGSQIAFQSAYHGKTVTAYDINDDILVKAKERAAELAKTYLAEIPGATQESVDAALGRLSFTSDLAVAAGEADLVIEAVPEVAKIKEDTFARLNDVAPSATIFATNSSTLLPSQIAPSSGREDRFLAMHFANRVWQFNTCEIMGTPNTSKETFDTAVQTATEIGMVPIPMHKEKAGYLLNSILVPWLAAAAELAAGDYADPQAVDQVWKIATGSPLGPFQIYDIIGLNTPYNIMMSGDADQQKLGAWLKENYIDKGRLGQSSGHGFYDYTS, encoded by the coding sequence ATGACGAACGTTAAACACCTCACAGTTCTCGGCACCGGTGTCCTCGGATCGCAGATCGCCTTCCAATCCGCCTACCACGGCAAGACCGTCACCGCCTACGACATCAACGACGATATTCTGGTCAAGGCGAAGGAACGTGCCGCGGAACTGGCGAAGACCTATCTCGCCGAAATTCCCGGCGCCACACAGGAGTCGGTCGACGCCGCGCTCGGCAGGCTGTCGTTCACCTCCGATCTGGCGGTGGCAGCGGGTGAAGCCGACCTGGTCATCGAAGCCGTTCCCGAGGTTGCCAAGATCAAGGAAGACACCTTCGCCAGGCTGAACGACGTAGCACCGTCGGCCACCATCTTCGCCACCAACTCCTCCACGTTGTTGCCCAGTCAGATCGCCCCGTCGAGCGGGCGAGAAGACCGTTTCCTGGCGATGCACTTCGCCAACCGGGTCTGGCAGTTCAACACCTGCGAGATCATGGGCACGCCGAACACCAGCAAGGAAACGTTCGACACCGCGGTGCAGACGGCCACCGAGATCGGCATGGTGCCGATTCCGATGCACAAGGAGAAGGCCGGCTACCTGCTCAACTCGATCCTGGTGCCCTGGTTGGCGGCGGCCGCAGAGCTCGCCGCCGGCGACTATGCCGACCCCCAGGCCGTCGACCAGGTGTGGAAGATCGCGACCGGTTCGCCGCTCGGGCCGTTCCAGATCTACGACATCATCGGGCTCAACACCCCGTACAACATCATGATGTCCGGCGACGCCGACCAGCAGAAGCTCGGGGCGTGGCTCAAGGAGAACTACATCGACAAGGGTCGCCTCGGTCAGTCCAGCGGCCACGGCTTCTACGACTACACGTCGTAG
- a CDS encoding DNA-directed RNA polymerase subunit beta', with amino-acid sequence MLDVNFFDELRIGLATAEDIRQWSYGEVKKPETINYRTLKPEKDGLFCEKIFGPTRDWECYCGKYKRVRFKGIICERCGVEVTRAKVRRERMGHIELAAPVTHIWYFKGVPSRLGYLLDLAPKDLEKIIYFAAYVITSVDTEMRHNELSTLEAEMVVEKKAVEDQRDADLEARAQKLEADLAELEAEGAKADVRRKVRDGGEREMRQLRDRAQRELDRLENIWDTFVKLAPKQLIVDETVYRELVDRYGEYFTGAMGAESIQKLIETFDIDAEAESLRDIIKNGKGQKKLRALKRLKVVAAFQQSGNSPMGMVLDAVPVIPPELRPMVQLDGGRFATSDLNDLYRRVINRNNRLKRLIDLGAPEIIVNNEKRMLQESVDALFDNGRRGRPVTGPGNRPLKSLSDLLKGKQGRFRQNLLGKRVDYSGRSVIVVGPQLKLHQCGLPKLMALELFKPFVMKRLVDLNHAQNIKSAKRMVERQRPQVWDVLEEVISEHPVLLNRAPTLHRLGIQAFEPQLVEGKAIQLHPLVCEAFNADFDGDQMAVHLPLSAEAQAEARILMLSSNNILSPASGRPLAMPRLDMVTGLYYLTTEIEGDTGEFTPATKDSAETGVYSSPAEAIMAVDRGSLSVRARIKVRVDQLRPPAELETELFGENGWRPGNAWTAETTLGRVMFNELLPTGYPFVNKQMHKKVQAVIINDLAERYPMIVVAQTVDKLKDAGFYWATRSGVTVSMADVLVPPRKKEILDSYEERADKLEKQFQRGALNREERNEALVEIWKEATEEVGQALRDHYPSDNPIITIVDSGATGNFTQTRTLAGMKGLVTNPKGEFIPRPIKSSFREGLTVLEYFINTHGARKGLADTALRTADSGYLTRRLVDVSQDVIVREHDCGTERGIMVELAEVQADGSLIRNPFIETSAYARTLAVDAADAKGNVVVERGHDLGDPAIEAALAAGISQVKVRSVLTCATGTGVCATCYGRSMATGKLVDIGEAVGIVAAQSIGEPGTQLTMRTFHQGGVGDDITGGLPRVQELFEARIPRGKAPIADVAGRVQLEEGEKFYKITIVPDDGGEEVVYDKLPKRQRLRVFKHEDGSERLLADGDHVEVGQQLMEGSADPHEVLRVQGPREVQIHLVNEVQQVYRAQGVSIHDKHIEVIVRQMLRRVTIIDSGATEFLPGSLTERAEFETENRRVVAEGGEPAAGRPVLMGITKASLATDSWLSAASFQETTRVLTDAAINCRSDKLQGLKENVIIGKLIPAGTGINRYRNIAVQPTEEARAAAYTIPSYEDQYYSPDFGAATGAAVPLDDYGYSDYR; translated from the coding sequence GTGCTCGACGTCAACTTCTTCGATGAGCTCCGCATCGGCCTGGCGACCGCGGAAGACATCCGGCAATGGTCCTACGGTGAGGTCAAGAAGCCGGAAACCATCAACTACCGCACGCTCAAGCCGGAAAAGGACGGCCTGTTCTGCGAGAAGATCTTCGGACCGACTCGCGACTGGGAGTGCTACTGCGGCAAGTACAAGCGCGTGCGCTTCAAGGGCATCATCTGTGAGCGCTGTGGCGTCGAGGTGACCCGGGCCAAGGTGCGTCGTGAGCGGATGGGCCACATCGAACTGGCCGCCCCGGTCACGCACATCTGGTACTTCAAGGGTGTGCCGTCGCGGTTGGGCTACCTGCTCGACCTGGCGCCCAAGGACCTCGAGAAGATCATCTACTTCGCGGCCTACGTGATCACCAGCGTCGACACCGAGATGCGCCACAACGAGCTGTCCACGCTGGAAGCCGAGATGGTCGTCGAGAAGAAGGCCGTCGAGGACCAGCGCGACGCCGACCTGGAAGCCCGCGCCCAGAAGCTCGAGGCCGACCTGGCCGAGCTGGAGGCCGAAGGTGCGAAAGCCGATGTGCGCCGCAAGGTTCGCGACGGCGGCGAGCGCGAGATGCGTCAGCTGCGTGACCGTGCCCAGCGTGAGCTGGACCGCCTGGAGAACATCTGGGACACCTTCGTCAAGTTGGCTCCCAAGCAGCTGATCGTCGACGAGACCGTCTACCGCGAGCTGGTGGACCGCTACGGCGAGTACTTCACCGGTGCGATGGGTGCCGAGTCGATCCAGAAGCTGATCGAGACCTTCGACATCGACGCCGAGGCGGAGTCGCTGCGCGACATCATCAAGAACGGCAAGGGGCAGAAGAAGCTTCGCGCCCTCAAGCGTCTCAAGGTGGTCGCCGCATTCCAGCAGTCGGGCAACTCCCCGATGGGCATGGTGCTCGACGCCGTGCCGGTGATCCCGCCGGAGCTGCGGCCGATGGTGCAGCTCGACGGTGGCCGGTTCGCCACCAGCGACCTCAACGACCTGTACCGCCGGGTCATCAACCGCAACAACCGCCTCAAGCGACTGATCGACCTCGGCGCCCCCGAGATCATCGTCAACAACGAGAAGCGGATGCTGCAGGAGTCCGTCGACGCGCTGTTCGACAACGGTCGTCGTGGCCGGCCGGTCACCGGTCCGGGCAACCGTCCGCTGAAGTCGCTGTCGGATCTGCTCAAGGGCAAGCAGGGCCGGTTCCGGCAGAACCTGCTCGGCAAGCGTGTCGACTACTCGGGCCGTTCGGTCATCGTGGTCGGCCCGCAGCTCAAGCTGCACCAGTGCGGTCTGCCGAAGCTGATGGCGCTGGAGCTGTTCAAGCCGTTCGTGATGAAGCGTCTGGTCGACCTGAACCACGCGCAGAACATCAAGAGCGCCAAGCGGATGGTGGAGCGGCAGCGTCCGCAGGTGTGGGACGTCCTCGAAGAGGTCATCTCCGAGCACCCGGTGCTGCTCAACCGTGCACCCACCCTGCACCGCCTGGGTATCCAGGCCTTCGAGCCGCAGCTGGTGGAGGGCAAGGCTATTCAGCTGCACCCGCTGGTGTGTGAGGCCTTCAACGCCGACTTCGACGGTGACCAGATGGCCGTGCACCTACCGCTGAGCGCCGAGGCGCAGGCCGAGGCCCGCATCCTGATGCTGTCGAGTAACAACATCCTGTCGCCGGCTTCGGGTCGGCCGCTGGCCATGCCGCGTCTGGACATGGTGACCGGTCTGTACTACCTGACCACCGAGATCGAAGGTGACACAGGCGAGTTCACCCCGGCCACCAAGGACTCCGCGGAGACCGGTGTGTACTCCTCGCCGGCCGAGGCGATCATGGCCGTCGACCGCGGTTCGCTGAGTGTGCGGGCCCGGATCAAGGTGCGTGTCGACCAGCTGCGGCCGCCGGCCGAGCTGGAGACCGAGCTGTTCGGCGAGAACGGTTGGCGCCCGGGCAACGCCTGGACCGCCGAGACCACGCTGGGCCGGGTGATGTTCAACGAACTGCTGCCCACCGGGTACCCGTTCGTGAACAAGCAGATGCACAAGAAGGTTCAGGCCGTCATCATCAACGACCTGGCCGAGCGCTACCCGATGATCGTGGTCGCCCAGACCGTCGACAAGCTCAAGGACGCCGGCTTCTACTGGGCCACGCGTTCGGGTGTCACGGTCTCGATGGCCGACGTGCTGGTGCCGCCGCGCAAGAAGGAGATCCTCGACTCCTACGAGGAGCGTGCCGACAAGCTGGAGAAGCAGTTCCAGCGTGGTGCCCTCAACCGCGAAGAGCGCAACGAGGCGCTGGTGGAGATCTGGAAGGAAGCCACCGAGGAAGTGGGTCAGGCGCTGCGTGACCACTACCCGAGCGACAACCCGATCATCACGATCGTCGACTCCGGTGCGACGGGTAACTTCACCCAGACCCGGACGCTGGCCGGCATGAAGGGTCTGGTGACCAACCCCAAGGGTGAGTTCATCCCGCGTCCGATCAAGTCCTCGTTCCGTGAGGGCCTGACCGTGCTGGAGTACTTCATCAACACCCACGGTGCCCGTAAGGGCTTGGCGGACACCGCTCTTCGTACCGCTGACTCGGGTTACCTGACGCGTCGTCTGGTCGACGTCAGCCAGGACGTGATCGTGCGCGAGCACGACTGCGGCACCGAGCGGGGCATCATGGTCGAGCTGGCGGAGGTCCAGGCCGACGGATCGCTGATCCGCAACCCGTTCATCGAGACCTCGGCGTACGCCCGTACGTTGGCGGTCGACGCGGCGGACGCCAAGGGCAACGTCGTGGTCGAGCGTGGCCACGACCTGGGCGACCCGGCGATCGAAGCGGCGCTGGCGGCCGGTATCTCGCAGGTCAAGGTGCGTTCGGTGCTGACCTGCGCCACCGGTACCGGCGTGTGTGCCACCTGCTACGGCCGCTCGATGGCCACCGGCAAGCTGGTCGATATCGGTGAGGCCGTCGGCATCGTCGCCGCGCAGTCCATCGGTGAGCCCGGTACCCAGCTGACCATGCGTACCTTCCACCAGGGTGGTGTCGGTGACGACATCACCGGCGGTCTGCCGCGTGTGCAGGAGCTGTTCGAGGCGCGTATCCCGCGCGGCAAGGCGCCGATCGCCGACGTCGCCGGACGGGTGCAGCTCGAAGAGGGCGAGAAGTTCTACAAGATCACGATCGTGCCGGACGACGGTGGCGAGGAAGTGGTCTACGACAAGCTCCCCAAGCGTCAGCGCCTGCGGGTGTTCAAGCACGAGGACGGCTCGGAGCGGTTGCTGGCCGACGGTGACCACGTCGAGGTCGGCCAACAGCTCATGGAGGGCTCGGCGGACCCGCACGAGGTGCTGCGTGTGCAGGGCCCCCGCGAGGTGCAGATCCACCTGGTCAACGAGGTCCAGCAGGTCTACCGGGCCCAGGGTGTGTCGATCCACGACAAGCACATCGAGGTGATCGTCCGGCAGATGCTGCGCAGGGTGACCATCATCGACTCGGGTGCCACGGAGTTCCTGCCCGGTTCGCTGACCGAGCGGGCCGAGTTCGAGACCGAGAACCGTCGGGTCGTCGCCGAGGGCGGCGAGCCCGCGGCGGGCCGTCCGGTGCTGATGGGTATCACCAAGGCGTCGCTGGCCACCGACTCGTGGTTGTCGGCGGCCTCCTTCCAGGAGACCACCCGCGTGCTGACCGATGCGGCGATCAACTGCCGCAGCGACAAGCTGCAGGGCCTGAAGGAGAACGTGATCATCGGCAAGCTGATCCCGGCCGGCACCGGAATCAACCGGTACCGCAACATCGCGGTGCAGCCCACCGAGGAGGCCCGGGCCGCTGCGTACACGATCCCGTCCTACGAGGATCAGTACTACAGCCCGGACTTCGGTGCCGCCACCGGTGCCGCGGTGCCGCTGGACGACTACGGGTACAGCGACTACCGCTAG